Genomic DNA from Theobroma cacao cultivar B97-61/B2 chromosome 3, Criollo_cocoa_genome_V2, whole genome shotgun sequence:
NNNNNNNNNNNNNNNNNNNNNNNNNNNNNNNNNNNNNNNNNNNNNNNNNNNNNNNNNNNNNNNNNNNNNNNNNNNNNNNNNNNNNNNNNNNNNNNNNNNNNNNNNNNNNNNNNNNNNNNNNNNNNNNNNNNNNNNNNNNNNNNNNNNNNNNNNNNNNNNNNNNNNNNNNNNNNNNNNNNNNNNNNNNNNNNNNNNNNNNNNNNNNNNNNNNNNNNNNNNNNNNNNNNNNNNNNNNNNNNNNNNNNNNNNNNNNNNNNNNNNNNNNNNNNNNNNNNNNNNNNNNNNNNNNNNNNNNNNNNNNNNNNNNNNNNNNNNNNNNNNNNNNNNNNNNNNNNNNNNNNNNNNNNNNNNNNNNNNNNNNNNNNNNNNNNNNNNNNNNNNNNNNNNNNNNNNNNNNNNNNNNNNNNNNNNNNNNNNNNNNNNNNNNNNNNNNNNNNNNNNNNNNNNNNNNNNNNNNNNNNNNNNNNNNNNNNNNNNNNNNNNNNNNNNNNNNNNNNNNNNNNNNNNNNNNNNNNNNNNNNNNNNNNNNNNNNNNNNNNNNNNNNNNNNNNNNNNNNNNNNNNNNNNNNNNNNNNNNNNNNNNNNNNNNNNNNNNNNNNNNNNNNNNNNNNNNNNNNNNNNNNNNNNNNNNNNNNNNNNNNNNNNNNNNNNNNNNNNNNNNNNNNNNNNNNNNNNNNNNNNNNNNNNNNNNNNNNNNNNNNNNNNNNNNNNNNNNNNNNNNNNNNNNNNNNNNNNNNNNNNNNNNNNNNNNNNNNNNNNNNNNNNNNNNGAACTCTAGGTAGttaacttgattaatgataaatttaaagtagtttaaatttatctaattctaagtttaacttaagaattatatgttgagttgattgccaacatgttagaagcccaatgggtcacacacctaaaatgaatgttgaaaataaaatgggagaggtgattaagttagacttaatcaaattagaagttatgagcttcttaagcacttgattaaaattgtttaattaagttgtgcctaattaactaaattgtttaattaaatcattgggcctaattaattaaattatttaattaagtcatttggcctaattaattaaattaaacaattaagttgttgggcctaattgattgaatttgtttaattaactCATTGGCCCTAgttgaataaaattatttaattaaattgttaggcttaattaattaaattatttaattaagttattgagcctaattgattaaattaaaaattaagttaattgggcttctaaaagacttaattaaattgtttattcaaattattggattaattggtaattacaaaatagttttgtaattagggtttaaaattaatctaaGGTATAAATACCCTACTATAGCCTTCAAACAAAAAGAGTTGAAAcggttgaaaaaaaaaaggagtgaACGGCACATTAGAACTTCTTTTGTCTTGCCGTTTAttgtgtgaagaaaaataatttttcattcacttcatttttttttttggtgtgtTCAGCCCCACAATTTTGTgtggattatgagtttatgaaactcatctttgctagcatattgtcaaggcatagcactccaaatccttaaagaaggattttctcattctttggTGTGGATCGCCATTAGAGGTTGCACAAGGATTCCTTAGACAGCTTTGGTTTGCAACAACTGAACTGAGGTGGTTGAGCTTTTTGAAGGCTGATTTGGTGGTTTAACAAAAgattcatcaacctttgttatttaggtaaagtgatatgatcatgtacttttattttaatttaattctgtTCTCGATTTGGCATGAATGAGATTCTAGGAAGGTGAggtgtaaatttaatttttaaatttattttcgttacgttttatttgtatatgatGTATGATCAGCCCTCACACAACATGCCCAATGTATTCACATAATCGTACGAGGCTGTTCCCAATGAAATTCATGTAAGATATTAGAACAGGTAGTAGAGCGTTAAGTTGTAGGCGTTGCTTGATACGTTCTGAGGAGGTAGCTTTTAACAACAAGAAGACACGACCAAGATGGCATTTGTCTTGATCGTGagtaacattttatttggtcaagactaCTGTAGACAAGTAACGCCTTGGCTCTTGTCATTGGTGGAGGAAATTGACGCTTAGAATGTCTTCCCCTAGGGCCACTATGTTTGGAGGTTGATTGAGGACTACCTATTGAAGGGGTTCGAAGTGCTTGCCCCAAAATTTGAAGAAGGATAATCATATACGCTACAACATTTATCAATTCGCATGGGTGATACAGGTACTATCACGTAACATATTTCAATTTCCTTTagacataataatttatggttGCACTCATTTATCATTTACAGTCTAATAATGGTTATATTTGACTTGCAATTTTGGACAATAGAGGCGATTCCTGCCTTCAGAAAAATAGTTGCCTGTTTTGCTTTGAAGGACAATGTCTACTCAAGTATGTGTAAATGGCAATGCAATCAGAAACTGACAGACTTCTACAAGGCGGTTGAGAAGTTGGAGTCATCTTAGCATGTGAGTGAATAGCAAATAATTTGTGCTGtgaatttgtataataattatcataaaatttaatcaaaatacctATTTTCCAGTTGTGGGCACTCGAAATCTTGGAGCCCACCTCGAATGAGGCCACACGAGAGTATTTGGTGGAAATCGATGTCCCGTCATCTGAAAGGCACCAATACAAGCCAATAGGACACATGGAGGATCGAGCAGACTTGTGTTTCGGTGTGATGGAAAAGAGTAGCTAGTCCCATTAAGTGGAGGCACACCATCATTTTTGGAGACAATAAGCTGTCGGGGCCTTGGGTTGATGAAGAAAGGGGCGACCATGGCAATGTCAATGAACAGCCGATAAGGATGATTATAATAGTTTATGTTCAATAATTCCATATGCGATTATCGAATAACACAATAATATATGTGTTTTGCAGTTGACTCATGCGACAATAGCTCCTCAACACTAAGAGGTATTGCTCAAACGCACAGTGCTAACGAGCCACTAGTAATAATGATTCTAACAGTTTGTGTCAAACATTTCCACATATGTTTATCAAATAACAcagtaatttttattattatagttGACGAAGGTGACGACAGCTCCTCAACCACCGACCGATCTTGTTCAGTTGCACAGTAATAACGAGCCATCggtaaggatattaaagttcTAACGATTtatgttcaacaatttcatatatgattattgaataacacagtAATATATGTTATTACAGTTGACTCATTCAACGAGATTCAATGACGGTGTAGTCACCAAACATCAATTGCGACGGATCATGCacaagcataaaaaaaaacatgttgGAGCTGAAGGCTTCAATTCAGTCATTGACTCTCGCAATGCAGATGTTTGAGGACTGTATTGTTGGTCGCATTCTAGACGACTTGAAATCACGAGTACGTTATTTTATCTTTGCTCATATATTGGTGGTTTACGTTTAATGGGTGTAGTCCTATTATCTATTCTCGGTTTATGGTTCATGGTATTTTATGAGTTAATGGATTTTCCCATTTGTCTCGTTCTGTAGGGCAGTGCTTCATCTAACCATGATGGTGAGCACCACAATGATGCTGATGATAGGTAGCATGATGAACTTGGTGTTCACATTCACCATGACGTTATTGGTGCTGATGGAGAGAATGTAACTCATGTCGATGATGTTCtcaatgatgatgtggcaAAGGATGTGAACCTTCAATTAGTTGATGCTGAAGGAGACCATGTTCCTCAAGCCGATGCAGTTGTCGATGCATCTGCGAGAGGGGAGGGGGACCTTCACTCAGTTGAGACTGAAGGAGACCATGTTCCTCAAGATGATGCAGTAGTCGAGGTAGCTACAAGAGGGGATGGGAACCTTGCATCAATTCAGGCTGAGGGGAACTATGTTCCTCATAGCACTCTTGAAGGCAGCGCATCACGGTTGTCGTCACCTGAGTTATCTGATGTCCATCATCATGAAGCATTCATTTTAAACCCAACTGAACTGACACGGGGTCAAAATGGCCAGCAAATACATGGCAAGCTCGTACGTGACCCATTGGTGAGCCATTGGGATCTGAAGAACTCAATGGTGGAAGCATACAAAGCTTTCAAGAATAACGATTGTGCGAGGTAAGCTCATAAATAACattgcaaatattgtttttgaatgaaatattAATCCACCAAGCcttttgaaattcattttgTTACATGTGCAGCATAACGTTAAGATCTTAAGGGATCAAGAGGTTGACTTTTTCACAACATTAGAGGATCCAAAAGAGGAAATGACAAGTGAACAAATAGACACATGCTTCAACGTACTGTGTAAGTGAATGATAGGGTCGAAGTCCAAGTTGTACAACACCCGTGCATGCGTGGTTGATACAATATTCTTCATAAGTTTATTTGCACATTTTTCAACTATGAAAATACTAAAGTTTTGGATTGCATGCAGTGTAAGGTAATGTATAAATATTTCACAAGACACCATCTGTATGCTTTACATCACATATTCAACTGATTGACGCATGCCTCAGCATATTGTGTAAGCAAATGATAGGGTCGAAGTTCAAGTTATACAACATCCATGCATGTGTGGTTGATACGATATTCTTCATAAATTTATTTgcacattttttaattatgaaaatactaaAGTTTTGGATTGCATGAAGTGTAAGCTAATGTATAAGTATTTCACAAGACACCATTCGTATGCTGTACATCGCATATCCAACTGAAGATGGACAGTCCACTATAGAAATTCCAGATGAGTTGTGGGGGTATGTAGAGGGTGATAGGACGACATACGGgaaaaaatgggaagatgtCGATTTCATCCTCGGGCCTTGCAATGTGGGTGGGCATTAGGTGGTTGCGAAGATCGACTTGGTCAAGTGAAAAATCAAGGTGGTGGACTCAACAAGAACTTCAACTGCTAGGGATAACGGTGTGCGTGTGACTCAGATGACATCCCTTATGACGATGATGCCCTCATCTGCCACCAATTCAGTTATTTCAACAAAATGTGCCGTAAGACACGAGATTCCACACTGATGCCATTGAAAATTCATTTGCTTAAAGCATTAGTGCATCGTCAGAATGATAGTGTCAGCTGCAGTATGCTCTCCATAAGGtatattgatgatattttgcaATCAGAACCTATCAAAGTTAAGTAAAATATGATTGCTAATATGAGTTACCAATAGGCTCTTGAAATTTTTAGTAATAATTGTGAGAGCAACCCTAAACCTTGTACCATGAACATATCTAGAATTGCATGTAGATTTTTTTGTAgatacaattaattttaatattcgtACATTTAAtacattattttttgaattcagACACAGTACTTATAATGATCAAAAGttgatgtaaattaaattaattggtTGTTTTACCTTcaacttgtgggttttttaTTGATGACGAGTTACAACAAGCCATAAACAACATCTAACAAGCTACAGAACTCCAATCAGCATGATTcttgaccattggaaagctaagatgAAGGGCtataactttcatgtttatcacTATGTCCAGTGCTAATGCAAGTATGGTCAAAATTGCATTAGAAGTAGCTTGATTGTAGTAGCTGTCCCCTTCAGCACAAACCCTTCACCAAACAGAAGCTCCACCATTGCAGCACCAAGCTCCTAACGTTGTAGCGCTGTCCAGCACTACCAATACTGCCTTAGAAAGTAAGCGTGGCGTGTCACCCCATAAGACTACAACCATTCAacgtgtcaccacaagataTCATCGACATCTAACAATTGGGGCATGGTGTGTCACCCATACTACTGCAACCACTCAATGTGTCACCATAAGATGTCATCGACATCTAACAATTGGGGTGTGGTGTGTCACCCTATAATATTGCAACCACTCAGCATGTCACCACAAGATGTCATTGACATCTAACAATTGGGGCATGTGGTTGATGTGGCAATGCCACGTCACCATCATGATGACGTGGCACTACCATGTCACACTTTTGCACATGGGTTGCTATCATGGCATTTATGGGTTCAAGTGACATGGATTGCTGACGTGGCATTTTATGGGTTCAAGTTGCCATGTGGCACGTCAAGAGGTTACCACGTGGCACTCTTAGTGGCTGACAtgtggtaatttttttttaaaagatgcACTTGCTGAGGTTCGAACCCAAGACCtcaaacaaataaattgatGTTTTTACCTTCACACCTAAACTCTTACATTTAATAATACTTtacttgaatttcttttcttctttccttctttctttttctttcttatttttgtctttttttccATAAAACTACATCATTTTGGAACTTTCTTATACTCTCAAAAATTATAACCATAAAAACCCTTTAAAACCTTCTTCTCAAAACGACGTAATTTTATggagagaatgaaaaaaaataagaaagagaaaaatagtCCAAAATGACGTAAATTTATGGAAAGAATGTTATTTGTTATTGTTGTCCTAAATTTGAGTCTGGTGAGATCATTTTTTCGTACGGTATCTTTCCAAATGtatttatctaaaattaattataaaacttgttaaaaattatactcatcgacataaattaaataatatataatatttcataacaaattATCAGGTTCAGTAACAAACAATATGTCATTTTTCTATTTACTaatcaaaactaaatacaaaatttaaataatcaaataatatatctacaaaataaataaaaaaataaagactcaTAATATATCTACACCACTCCTTCCAACGTGGTCTGCCCATGGATACAACGATGACATATTTTCTTAGTCCATTATTAACTAACAAACAcaaaatatgaatgaatgtaAGAAACTGCAAGAAGAAATTATGAGAAAGGTAGATTTTTCTAAAACTCACAACATGAGTATGTCTTCTTGAGCAGATTTACAAGTTCGTCCATCTTCCTGTTTTTAACTTCAAACTCCACTCGATTTATAGGTTTAACTACAAAGTAatgtgcatcattgaaccATTTGCTCAATTGCCTAGCAACCCAAGGGCTGAGGGGCATGGTCACCTTGACAACCTCCTCGTATCAGTCATGGAACCAACGTTGGAACATCCTTTGATGAACTCGATCAAAACAGTGATTGGCATTTATCTTGCATGCTTCAAAGATGAGTTAACACATTCtgcaatgttggatgtcatgaGTTGGTATTACCTTGCCGGTGAACGTGCAAGTGCCCATCTCTTAGAGCCTATTCTCATAAGGTTAGAGTGGGCTCCCACGTGAATATGCTTGAGCTGGTTCATATGCTTGTTGAAATCGAAAACCTTATAGCAATCTCaagcaagggtgaaaatcatagAAACGTTGTCGTGCTTgaacttatttttaaagtttttcttcaagtggTAACCACATAAACCATGGTGTGCTTTTgggtatgcattttggattgctTTTTTAATGTCGAGATGCTgatcagaaatgaacatagtATTTTTAGGACAACCAACCGCATCATGCAGCTTGCTAAGAAACCACGTCCACGAGTCTTCGCCCTCAACATGACTTATGCCAAATGCGACTAGATATATGCACTCATTCGCATCTTTGCATACAGCGACAAACAGAACACCCTTGAACTTGTCTTTCAGATGTGTCATCTCATTGCAACGGTGGGatgcattacatccctaaACCCCAGATACGAGCCCTGTATGATtagaaacaatatttgaatctttgTGCCTCATAAGTAGCCACTGTAGTGACTGTGCTGGGATTTCCTTATTTCAATATACAAAAGTACGAGGGTAGTGGTTGAAATGACTCCTTTGGGGGACTGAAAAGAAGCCTTTTCGCATACTCATTCGCTTGCCAGGCTTTACCATACAAGCATTCCAATTCCCATTGAATCCTCATCTCACCAATTATGTCATTAGGTCTCAATGTTATTCCATTAGCCTAAAGcttgtgtgacataagttcaccaattaTCTTCACACTCACGGTTCGAAATCATTCTTGTAAACCATCGACAGTACACGTGTGTACTTTGTAGAACGTCCGAACTTGCCAATATACTCCTTTAGGTAACTTCATTGCACGCACactgaacttgcatgccttgttCTTGCAACCAACGTCAAAACGACCTTTACATGACTTTTTTACTCTTATCTCAAATTGCTCTTTTGGAgccaacatgttcaaagctcgtttcaacTCGGCCTTCGAggaaaacatttttcctttatatAAGCGAACATTGGCACATGTCGACTCCTTAGtggtaattgtttggaaggaTAACCTTTTTGCACCTGAAATTAGCCACGTATGATATATCCCTACATTTCTCCTTTCTTGATAACTGTTATCGAGCAATGTCTCAAACAAACGAATCCTATTCTCACCAGTGATGGGGTTGTTGTATATGAGGGTCATCACACTGAACATCTCCTACATCAATACCTCCAACAAGTTCCGTTTCACCTTTaacattattgcaaattggAATGTCA
This window encodes:
- the LOC108661154 gene encoding uncharacterized protein LOC108661154, which produces MLELKASIQSLTLAMQMFEDCIVGRILDDLKSRHDELGVHIHHDVIGADGENVTHVDDVLNDDVAKDVNLQLVDAEGDHVPQADAVVDASARGEGDLHSVETEGDHVPQDDAVVEVATRGDGNLASIQAEGNYVPHSTLEGSASRLSSPELSDVHHHEAFILNPTELTRGQNGQQIHGKLVRDPLVSHWDLKNSMVEAYKAFKNNDCASITLRS